A single region of the Aurantiacibacter sp. MUD11 genome encodes:
- a CDS encoding ABCB family ABC transporter ATP-binding protein/permease — translation MRRFLPYLWPKGRPELKRRIAGAAFFVLAAKVVVLTLPFAYARAVDTMSADGDPAVWVAMALVIAYAAGRFGTVLFDQLRNITFNRVGQDAVLGLTEDVFARLHHLSLRFHLSRRTGEITRVVERGTKSISSMLYFLLFNIAPTAIELVVVSVIFWTVFGWELVAATAVTVVSFIWITQRITEWRVKLRKEMNDLDGQAMARAVDSLLNYETVKYFSAEERERRRYKTTAKAYSEAAIKTENSLGLLNIVQASILNLMMGAAMAWTVWGWSQGKLTPGDLVLVNTYLMQLFRPLDMLGWVYRTIRQGLIDMADMFRLMDTSVEVEDKPGAPALVVRRPTVTFENVSFGYDKDRQILHGLSFEAPAGAHIALVGPSGAGKSTIGRLLFRFYDPWEGRICVDGQDIAEVTQESLRRQIGIVPQDSVLFNDTIGYNIAYGRDDASPEAIRQAAADAAILPFIEGLPQQFETEVGERGLKLSGGEKQRVAIARTLLKDPPILLLDEATSALDSRTEQDILATLKRVSEHRTTIAIAHRLSTIADADLIHVMDGGRIVEQGNHADLLRRNGLYAEMWNRQLSEDDSARQAAE, via the coding sequence GATGGCGCTGGTGATTGCCTATGCCGCCGGCCGCTTCGGCACCGTGCTGTTCGACCAGCTGCGCAACATCACCTTCAACCGCGTGGGGCAGGATGCCGTGCTCGGCCTGACCGAGGACGTGTTCGCGCGGCTGCATCACCTCAGCCTGCGCTTTCACCTCTCCCGCCGCACCGGCGAGATCACCCGCGTGGTGGAGCGCGGCACCAAGTCGATCAGCTCGATGCTGTACTTCCTGCTGTTCAACATCGCCCCCACGGCCATCGAACTGGTGGTGGTCAGCGTGATCTTCTGGACCGTGTTCGGCTGGGAACTGGTCGCCGCCACCGCCGTGACCGTGGTCAGCTTCATCTGGATTACCCAGCGCATCACCGAATGGCGGGTGAAGCTGCGCAAGGAGATGAACGACCTCGACGGGCAGGCCATGGCGCGCGCGGTCGATTCGCTGCTCAACTACGAGACGGTGAAGTACTTCAGCGCCGAGGAGCGCGAACGCCGCCGCTACAAGACCACCGCCAAGGCCTATTCCGAAGCCGCCATCAAGACCGAGAACTCGCTCGGCCTGCTCAACATCGTGCAGGCGAGCATCCTCAACCTGATGATGGGCGCAGCGATGGCCTGGACGGTGTGGGGCTGGTCGCAGGGCAAGCTGACGCCGGGCGACCTGGTGCTGGTGAACACCTACCTGATGCAGCTGTTCCGCCCGCTAGACATGCTCGGCTGGGTCTATCGCACGATCCGGCAGGGGCTGATCGACATGGCCGACATGTTCCGCCTGATGGACACATCGGTGGAGGTGGAAGACAAGCCCGGCGCGCCCGCGCTGGTCGTCCGCCGCCCCACGGTCACCTTCGAGAATGTCAGCTTCGGCTACGACAAGGATCGCCAGATCCTCCACGGCCTCAGCTTCGAGGCCCCCGCCGGCGCGCATATCGCGCTGGTCGGCCCCTCGGGCGCGGGCAAGTCCACCATCGGGCGGCTGCTGTTCCGCTTCTACGATCCGTGGGAAGGCCGCATCTGCGTGGACGGGCAGGACATCGCCGAAGTGACGCAGGAAAGCCTGCGCCGGCAGATCGGCATCGTCCCGCAGGACAGCGTGCTGTTCAACGACACCATCGGCTACAACATCGCCTATGGCCGCGACGACGCCTCGCCCGAGGCCATCCGGCAGGCCGCCGCCGATGCCGCCATCCTGCCATTCATCGAGGGCCTGCCGCAGCAGTTCGAAACCGAAGTGGGTGAGCGCGGGCTGAAGCTGTCGGGCGGGGAGAAGCAGCGCGTCGCCATCGCCCGCACCCTGCTGAAGGACCCGCCGATCCTGCTGCTGGACGAAGCCACCAGCGCGCTCGATTCGCGCACCGAGCAGGATATCCTCGCCACGCTGAAGCGGGTGAGCGAGCACCGCACCACGATCGCCATCGCCCACCGCCTGTCGACCATCGCCGATGCGGATTTGATCCATGTCATGGATGGTGGCCGCATCGTCGAACAGGGTAACCATGCAGACCTCTTGCGCCGCAACGGGCTTTATGCGGAAATGTGGAACCGCCAGCTGAGCGAGGACGACAGCGCAAGGCAGGCGGCGGAATAG